A single genomic interval of Drosophila virilis strain 15010-1051.87 chromosome 2, Dvir_AGI_RSII-ME, whole genome shotgun sequence harbors:
- the bnl gene encoding protein rtoA isoform X2, which translates to MAHRTSRVNTPFCSAQLWMWVVLRYKVWPPACICAWMLVAQPMPRSQLLQKDFTDDCVFNENVELHNYNTYSSTYNSNSRRKFYLALNRYGAPRRTQIPATRTLGKLSTYTNAITETVPQERVEQLIAKNFGANRVQHGVRQLCDTGKPLIELIDAAHFTPRPKCSSSSGSSSSSSSSSSSSSSVPEPEFRSSSLHSISNNSQSDNGHISSSINSNTSTSSNISSSINGSNSSKMNRPKKKKNQRKCRPNDENCLKRVAAAGAGAGALRKRGPKGQGGKKSPGAATGKRTHAATGANKGTQQKPRAQGNAGGKKKHPKGAKARPNAGGKKQQRGNAGKRLVTKRLQRLLELSSTTTTTTAATTTSSSSSRMASSLATPSDSWESSSPLPALALSETSDRVERNVRMPPASAEEDLDEEEHDNEPETDSEEESSDEDARSSAGDDSLYYDQLDFLQLLFLQLLLIMLWLQPSTAL; encoded by the exons ccATTCTGCAGCGCTCAACTGTGGATGTGGGTCGTATTAAGATACAAAGTGTGGCCACCTGCTTGTATCTGTGCATGGATGCTTGTGGCGCAGCCTATGCCTCG TTCTCAACTGTTACAGAAAGACTTCACCGACGACTGTGTATTCAACGAGAATGTGGAGCTGCATAATTACAACACATATTCCTCCACATACAACTCGAATTCGAGGCGAAAATTCTATTTGGCGCTTAATCGTTATGGTGCGCCGCGTCGTACGCAAATTCCGGCCACCAGGACATTGGGCAAGCTGTCCACGTACACGAATGCGATCACCGAGACGGTGCCGCAGGAGCGCGTCGAGCAGCTGATAGCCAAGAATTTTGGGGCCAATCGCGTCCAGCATGGCGTGCGCCAACTCTGTGATACCGGCAAGCCGCTGATAGAGCTCATCGACGCGGCACACTTCACGCCGCGACccaagtgcagcagcagcagtggcagtagcagcagcagtagcagcagcagcagtagtagCAGTAGTGTTCCTGAGCCTGAGTTCAGGTCCAGCAGCCTGCATAGTATTAGTAACAATAGTCAAAGCGACAACGGCCATATTAGCAGTAGCATTAACAGTAACACTAGCACTAGCAGTAATATTAGCAGTAGCATTAACGGTAGCAATAGCAGTAAAATGAACCGgcccaagaagaaaaaaaaccagcGCAAGTGCCGACCAAATGATGAAAATTGCCTGAAGCGGGTCGCGGCCGCCggtgcgggtgcgggtgcTTTGCGCAAACGCGGCCCCAAGGGTCAAGGCGGCAAGAAGTCGCCTGGGGCGGCAACAGGCAAGCGCACACACGCAGCAACAGGCGCCAACAAGGGCACACAGCAAAAGCCCCGGGCCCAGGGCAACGCGGGTGGCAAAAAAAAGCACCCCAAAGGCGCCAAGGCGCGGCCCAATGCGGGCGGCAAAAAGCAGCAAAGAGGCAACGCAGGAAAACGCCTTGTTACAAAGAGGTTGCAGCGCTTGCTAGAGCTGAGCagcacgacaacaacaacaacagcggcaacaacaacgagcagcagtagcagcagaaTGGCCAGCAGCCTCGCAACGCCGAGTGACAGCTGGGAGAGCAGCTCGCCCCTGCCGGCGCTGGCGCTCAGCGAGACCAGCGATCGGGTCGAGCGCAATGTGCGCATGCCCCCAGCCAGCGCTGAGGAGGACCTCGACGAGGAGGAGCACGACAACGAGCCAGAGACGGACTCGGAGGAGGAGAGCAGCGACGAGGATGCACGTAGCTCCGCTGGAGACGATTCGCTCTACTACGATCAACTTGATTT CCTCCAATTGTTGTTcctacagctgctgctgattatGCTCTGGCTACAGCCGAGTACCGCCCTCTGA